In a single window of the Planctomycetia bacterium genome:
- a CDS encoding HAD-IIIA family hydrolase: MRGPIAPQAIDSRTHHADNLPQAIDVGPGGSPQRFLAEYRAILTAERVLMISPQMRAAIFFDRDGVLTEPVFNPATGEYESAHDVRDLRLCDDAIDALRRAQSAGFDLFIVSNQPSYAKGKTTLEAIHQIAQETEARFRAAGVTFREAFYCYHHPQGIVPEFTGPCRCRKPEPYFLLLAAEKHGIDLSASWMVGDRGSDIQCGHRAGCRTIFIDHPHTKPYNDTPSPDHVAQDVAAAVRLIMDDAASRLKNHHGDSTV, encoded by the coding sequence TTGAGGGGTCCGATCGCGCCGCAGGCGATTGACTCCCGCACGCATCACGCGGATAATCTCCCGCAGGCGATCGACGTCGGGCCGGGTGGGTCGCCGCAGCGTTTCCTCGCCGAGTATCGAGCGATTCTGACCGCCGAGCGAGTCCTGATGATCAGTCCCCAAATGCGTGCGGCGATCTTCTTCGATCGCGACGGCGTCCTGACCGAGCCGGTCTTCAACCCCGCGACAGGCGAATACGAGTCGGCCCACGACGTGCGCGACCTTCGCCTTTGCGACGACGCCATCGACGCCTTGCGCCGCGCCCAGTCCGCGGGCTTCGACCTTTTCATCGTCTCCAACCAGCCGTCCTACGCCAAAGGCAAGACGACACTCGAGGCGATTCACCAGATCGCCCAGGAGACCGAGGCCCGCTTCCGCGCCGCCGGCGTCACCTTTCGCGAGGCCTTCTACTGCTATCACCATCCGCAGGGCATCGTTCCCGAATTCACAGGCCCCTGCCGATGTCGCAAGCCGGAGCCCTATTTTCTGCTTCTCGCGGCGGAAAAACACGGAATCGACTTGTCCGCCTCGTGGATGGTCGGCGACCGGGGCAGCGATATCCAGTGCGGCCACAGGGCCGGCTGCCGGACGATCTTCATCGACCACCCACACACCAAACCGTACAATGACACGCCAAGCCCGGACCACGTCGCGCAAGACGTGGCGGCCGCGGTCAGGCTGATCATGGATGACGCTGCCTCGCGACTGAAGAACCATCACGGAGATTCGACTGTATGA
- a CDS encoding transaldolase has translation MTKALSDLRVKLFADGADKAGMLEMYAKPYIKGFTTNPTLMRKAGICDYRTFARDVLASIKDRPISFEVFADDVENMERQAKEISTWGDNVYVKIPVTNTQSCPTTELVHKLSHAGVKLNITALMTVDQVRTVTSAVIGGAPCCISVFAGRIADSGRDPMPIMRQSVEIMRASPNAELIWASPRELLNVMQAEEIGCHIITATNDILKKLELIGKDLTEFSLDTVRMFHDDATKAGFAL, from the coding sequence ATGACCAAAGCCCTCTCTGATCTGCGGGTCAAGCTGTTTGCCGATGGCGCGGACAAGGCGGGAATGCTGGAGATGTACGCCAAGCCGTACATCAAGGGGTTCACCACCAACCCGACTCTGATGCGCAAGGCGGGCATTTGCGACTATCGCACCTTCGCCCGCGACGTGTTGGCGTCCATCAAGGATCGCCCGATTTCGTTCGAGGTCTTCGCCGACGACGTGGAAAACATGGAACGTCAGGCGAAGGAGATCTCGACCTGGGGCGACAACGTCTACGTCAAGATTCCAGTGACCAACACCCAGAGCTGCCCGACGACGGAACTGGTGCATAAGCTCTCGCACGCCGGGGTCAAGCTGAACATCACCGCCCTGATGACGGTCGATCAGGTGCGAACCGTGACCTCGGCGGTCATCGGCGGCGCGCCGTGCTGCATCTCCGTCTTCGCCGGGCGCATCGCCGACAGCGGACGCGACCCCATGCCGATCATGCGGCAATCGGTCGAGATCATGCGGGCCAGCCCCAACGCCGAGTTGATCTGGGCCAGCCCCCGAGAATTGCTCAACGTCATGCAGGCCGAGGAGATCGGCTGCCACATCATCACCGCGACCAACGACATCCTGAAAAAGCTGGAGCTGATCGGCAAGGACCTCACCGAATTCTCGCTCGACACGGTCAGGATGTTTCACGACGACGCGACCAAGGCGGGTTTTGCCCTGTGA
- a CDS encoding nucleotidyltransferase family protein, translating to MTMKPTDCGIGKALVLAAGKSTRIRAAAGDVPKPLIEVAGQTVLERNLRTLAGVGVREAWVNLHYEGKQIEDRIGDGRRLGLDVRYSREPEILGTAGAAKKLERELRHGTFFVVYGDNLVSLDWTRLAEAHARSDALVTIAVFDFDRVPNTGLAGGRVVLDSANRVERFVEGGGNVSPYVNAGVYLVEPGVLSMLPDGFSDFGKDVFPKLISDGGRLMAYPIDGYCLAIDTPEALAKAEEMMRGFASAAEVVTR from the coding sequence GTGACCATGAAGCCGACCGATTGCGGAATAGGCAAAGCACTGGTGCTCGCCGCCGGAAAGAGCACGCGCATCCGCGCCGCCGCCGGCGATGTGCCCAAGCCGCTCATCGAAGTCGCCGGACAAACGGTGCTGGAGCGCAACCTGCGCACGCTCGCCGGGGTCGGCGTTCGCGAGGCCTGGGTCAATCTGCACTATGAAGGCAAGCAGATCGAAGATCGCATCGGCGACGGCCGAAGGCTGGGGCTCGATGTGCGCTATTCGCGCGAGCCGGAGATTCTCGGCACCGCCGGCGCGGCCAAAAAGCTGGAGCGCGAGCTGCGCCACGGAACATTCTTCGTCGTCTATGGTGACAACCTCGTGTCGCTCGACTGGACCCGGCTGGCCGAGGCCCATGCCCGATCGGATGCGTTGGTGACGATCGCCGTCTTCGATTTCGACCGCGTGCCGAATACCGGCCTGGCCGGCGGCCGAGTCGTTCTCGACTCGGCGAACCGCGTCGAGCGCTTCGTCGAGGGCGGCGGCAATGTGAGCCCCTATGTGAACGCGGGCGTCTATCTTGTCGAGCCGGGCGTGCTTTCCATGCTGCCCGATGGCTTCAGCGACTTCGGCAAAGACGTCTTCCCGAAATTGATCTCCGACGGCGGCAGGCTGATGGCCTATCCCATCGACGGATACTGCCTCGCGATTGACACACCAGAGGCGCTGGCCAAGGCGGAGGAGATGATGCGAGGTTTCGCCTCAGCGGCGGAGGTAGTAACGCGATGA
- a CDS encoding galactokinase, with translation MIVSRTPFRLTLGGGGTDLPSFYEQHGGFILAMGIDKYMYVVLNVPNADRLVRLHYTDSETVDNIEGLKHELAREAFRLHGINDAIEVASVADLPAGSGLGSSSCYLVGLLTSVRDYLRRPVPLAEIAEEACHIELNILKKPIGKQDQFMATFGGLTTLDIAPSGKVAVHHIPLEPASISTLVANTHMYYTNVQRNTVDVLKEQDQAMKEPKSKDRGRVEDSLLGIKEIGRAIRDAIVQGDFDQFGVLMDKHWQHKRKLSGKISNSKIDDLYEQLKKDYGVLGGKIAGAGGGGFLMLYAPANHKELTAHMASLGMKRLHYNVEFEGAKVITNVFNAQSLSIHRRQMI, from the coding sequence ATGATTGTTTCCAGAACACCTTTTCGATTGACCCTCGGCGGAGGCGGGACCGACCTGCCCAGCTTCTACGAGCAGCACGGCGGGTTCATCCTCGCCATGGGCATCGACAAGTATATGTACGTCGTGCTCAACGTGCCCAACGCCGACCGCCTCGTCCGTCTGCATTACACCGACAGCGAAACGGTGGACAACATCGAAGGCCTCAAGCACGAACTGGCCCGCGAGGCCTTCCGCCTGCACGGCATCAACGATGCCATCGAGGTGGCATCCGTCGCCGACCTGCCCGCCGGATCGGGCCTGGGCTCCTCCAGCTGCTATCTCGTCGGCCTGCTCACCTCGGTGCGGGACTACTTGCGCCGGCCGGTGCCGCTGGCCGAGATCGCCGAGGAAGCCTGCCACATTGAGCTGAACATCCTCAAGAAGCCCATCGGCAAGCAGGACCAATTCATGGCCACCTTCGGCGGGCTGACCACGCTCGACATCGCCCCATCCGGCAAGGTCGCGGTGCATCACATCCCGCTGGAGCCGGCGAGCATCTCGACCCTCGTCGCCAACACGCACATGTACTACACCAACGTCCAGCGCAACACAGTCGACGTCCTGAAAGAACAGGACCAGGCGATGAAGGAGCCCAAGAGCAAGGACCGCGGCCGCGTGGAAGACAGCCTGCTGGGCATCAAGGAGATCGGCCGGGCCATCCGCGACGCCATCGTGCAGGGCGACTTCGATCAGTTCGGCGTCCTGATGGACAAGCACTGGCAGCACAAGCGCAAGCTCTCCGGCAAGATCTCCAACTCGAAGATCGACGACCTCTACGAGCAGTTGAAGAAAGACTACGGCGTTCTCGGCGGCAAGATCGCCGGCGCCGGCGGCGGAGGATTCCTCATGCTCTACGCCCCCGCCAATCACAAAGAGCTGACCGCCCACATGGCCTCGCTCGGCATGAAGCGGCTTCACTATAATGTCGAGTTCGAAGGCGCGAAGGTCATCACCAACGTGTTTAACGCCCAGTCCCTCAGCATTCACCGGCGGCAGATGATATGA
- a CDS encoding class I SAM-dependent methyltransferase yields MTTQTAEHKENWAAIHDAETSWRKKLVGDISDAFIIPRYVRFFYETFGGGKNLDFCEIGSGNGDMSKAILAANTGTIRRYITSEYFPEGVDWLRSQGLDAVQADAEKLPWADEEFDASVEFDVMHHVNDPRAMAREMMRVARGRCLLTESNGLAVLRKLRELTPGHRAAGEKSFTPRRWRSFFEGHDGYELTSFKIAPFLFPFKCPKWFLSTLVAFNHAIEHVPFFRWQCSSVMITLTYRRTKTA; encoded by the coding sequence ATGACGACACAAACGGCCGAACACAAAGAGAACTGGGCCGCGATTCACGACGCCGAGACGTCGTGGCGCAAGAAGCTCGTCGGCGACATCAGCGACGCCTTCATCATTCCCCGCTACGTCCGCTTCTTTTACGAGACGTTCGGCGGCGGCAAGAACCTCGACTTCTGCGAAATCGGCTCCGGCAACGGCGACATGTCCAAGGCCATCCTCGCGGCCAACACCGGGACGATCCGCCGCTACATCACCTCGGAGTACTTCCCCGAAGGTGTCGATTGGCTGCGCAGTCAGGGCCTCGATGCCGTGCAGGCCGACGCCGAGAAGCTCCCCTGGGCCGATGAGGAGTTCGACGCCTCGGTCGAGTTCGACGTCATGCACCATGTCAACGATCCGCGCGCCATGGCCCGCGAGATGATGCGCGTCGCCCGCGGCCGCTGCCTCCTGACCGAGTCCAACGGGCTCGCCGTCCTCCGCAAGCTGCGCGAGCTGACGCCCGGCCATCGGGCCGCCGGCGAAAAGTCGTTCACGCCGCGCCGCTGGCGCAGCTTCTTCGAGGGGCACGACGGCTACGAGTTGACGAGCTTCAAGATCGCCCCGTTCCTGTTTCCGTTTAAGTGTCCGAAGTGGTTCCTCTCAACCCTGGTGGCGTTCAACCATGCCATCGAGCACGTGCCGTTCTTCCGCTGGCAGTGCTCGAGCGTCATGATTACCCTGACCTATCGCCGCACCAAAACCGCCTGA
- a CDS encoding class I SAM-dependent methyltransferase has translation METVQWNSAHYLEPFHSQRTAKIPAKLAKLGILQLDRSVKILDTCCGRGEALSILHDNGFQRLYGVDSFYQPSWNNSNGRRFIACDVKGLPFSDNEFDVVMNLHALHHMGGTRGVAEFLKECCRVLKPGGRLFILDFPGSPQIRLLFSLLRHRIGTITPNLRNFADIVDEEWDYLDPYLDVWPSTELAIHESPLRVERWDREFFLYYLVLTKPNEPAAAKTEKDAYWTQVYSDPRQHERRQAQMREKLERLGLTKESRQSVVYDLCCGMGEALTTLHDMGFHNLNGVDITPYPELENEKRFTFTVSDVRKLPVPDGQADWALSIHALHHLETAENVKSFLDECWRILKPGGKLGIIDFPSSPQIRLAFRCFLRRWWLVTPYLRWFGSLIRSEWHFLRGYLADWPQTRRHLLEGRFKPLSHRQGLFYYTLVLQKPGAE, from the coding sequence ATGGAAACGGTCCAATGGAATTCGGCGCATTACCTCGAGCCGTTCCATTCCCAGCGCACCGCGAAGATCCCCGCCAAGCTCGCCAAGCTCGGCATCCTCCAGCTCGACCGCTCCGTCAAGATTCTCGACACCTGCTGCGGTCGCGGCGAGGCCCTCTCCATTCTCCACGACAACGGCTTCCAGCGGCTCTACGGCGTCGACAGCTTCTATCAGCCGTCCTGGAACAATTCCAACGGCCGGCGCTTCATCGCCTGCGACGTGAAGGGCCTCCCCTTCTCGGATAACGAGTTCGACGTGGTGATGAATCTCCACGCCCTGCACCACATGGGCGGCACGCGCGGCGTCGCTGAGTTTCTCAAAGAGTGTTGTCGCGTGCTCAAGCCCGGCGGACGACTCTTCATCCTCGACTTTCCCGGCAGCCCGCAGATCAGGCTCTTGTTCTCGCTGCTGCGCCATCGCATCGGCACCATCACGCCGAACCTGCGCAACTTCGCCGACATCGTCGACGAGGAGTGGGACTACCTCGACCCGTACCTCGATGTCTGGCCCTCCACCGAATTGGCGATTCACGAGAGCCCGCTGCGCGTCGAGCGCTGGGACCGCGAGTTCTTCCTTTATTACCTCGTCCTGACCAAGCCGAATGAGCCCGCCGCCGCCAAGACGGAAAAGGACGCCTACTGGACCCAGGTCTACAGCGACCCGCGCCAGCACGAGCGGCGGCAGGCGCAGATGCGCGAAAAGCTCGAACGACTCGGCCTGACGAAGGAAAGCCGACAGTCGGTGGTCTACGACCTGTGCTGCGGCATGGGCGAGGCCCTCACCACGCTGCACGACATGGGGTTCCACAATCTCAACGGCGTCGATATCACGCCGTACCCCGAGCTGGAGAACGAGAAGCGCTTCACCTTCACCGTCTCCGACGTGCGCAAGCTCCCGGTCCCCGACGGTCAGGCCGATTGGGCCCTCAGCATCCACGCCCTGCACCACCTGGAGACCGCCGAGAACGTGAAGAGTTTCCTCGACGAGTGCTGGCGGATCCTCAAGCCCGGCGGCAAGCTGGGGATCATCGACTTCCCCTCCAGCCCGCAGATTCGGCTGGCCTTTCGCTGTTTCCTCCGCCGATGGTGGCTGGTGACGCCGTATCTGAGGTGGTTCGGCAGCCTGATCCGCTCGGAGTGGCACTTTCTCCGCGGTTATCTCGCCGACTGGCCGCAGACCCGCCGCCATCTGCTCGAAGGCCGATTCAAACCCTTGTCGCATCGGCAGGGATTGTTCTACTATACGCTGGTCCTCCAGAAACCGGGTGCCGAGTAG
- a CDS encoding glycosyltransferase — MEAETHKRSQSLSVVIPAYNESHRLPQTLAEIRPYLDAHFEKYEVLVVDDGSSDGTPDIVDRINAEGWPNVRAVRQGRNLGKGAAVRRGCLDARCELVLFMDADHAVPIEEVGRFIDDVEKHGCGAVVGVRTYQDNESKWRRIVGLSLQILTHLIVFKKAVVDSQCGFKLFRRETVQKIFPLCRIDGGMIDVELFYLMHLQNIQCFFESVHWDNKAGSRINFVRCMLFDPFDMIKIRIWDLMRKYSRPISEARQPWSAQLEPRA; from the coding sequence ATGGAAGCCGAAACGCACAAGCGAAGCCAATCACTGTCGGTTGTCATTCCCGCCTACAACGAATCCCACCGTCTGCCTCAGACGCTGGCCGAGATTCGTCCGTACCTCGATGCCCACTTCGAGAAGTACGAGGTGCTGGTCGTCGATGACGGCAGCAGCGACGGCACGCCCGACATCGTCGATCGCATCAACGCCGAAGGCTGGCCGAACGTCCGCGCCGTGCGCCAGGGGCGCAACCTCGGCAAGGGCGCGGCCGTCCGTCGCGGCTGTCTCGATGCCCGCTGCGAACTGGTCCTGTTCATGGATGCCGATCACGCCGTGCCGATCGAAGAGGTCGGCCGCTTCATCGACGACGTCGAGAAGCACGGCTGCGGCGCGGTCGTCGGCGTGCGAACCTACCAGGACAACGAGTCCAAGTGGCGGCGCATCGTCGGCCTCTCGCTTCAGATTCTCACCCACCTGATCGTCTTCAAGAAGGCCGTCGTCGACAGCCAGTGCGGCTTCAAGCTGTTCCGCCGCGAGACGGTGCAGAAGATTTTTCCCCTCTGCCGGATCGACGGCGGCATGATCGACGTCGAATTGTTTTATCTGATGCACCTTCAGAATATCCAGTGCTTCTTCGAGTCGGTCCACTGGGACAACAAGGCCGGCTCGCGCATCAACTTCGTCCGCTGCATGCTCTTTGACCCATTCGACATGATCAAGATTCGCATCTGGGACCTCATGCGAAAGTACAGCCGACCCATCAGCGAGGCCCGCCAACCCTGGAGCGCACAACTTGAGCCCCGCGCCTAG
- a CDS encoding NAD-dependent epimerase/dehydratase family protein: MSPAPRPLGRLLLTGVPGWLTTALLDSLRDDPPAGLTAVRCMVLPHDLTRASAQPGQLPVPVEYVAADLRDEKALIEATKGVDTIFHAAGILHVRRTRDWYEINTEGTRRLLNGAISGGAGRFVNISSNAAAGRSDSRDRLMVESDPPKPLSHYGRSKWHAERLLNDAGGRIEVVHLRPCMFYGPPVPQRHVEIYKRIIHGKMPLVGSGDYARSLSHIDNLIQGCRLALTHPAAKGQTYYIADRRTYTTKIVTDAMAAACGVEPRYLRLPAMVGPIAFAGDIVLASMQLYWQTLHLVGESHWHVGVSCEKAMRELGYDPKVEIEAGMKGAVDWCRWMGLLT; the protein is encoded by the coding sequence TTGAGCCCCGCGCCTAGGCCCCTGGGCCGCCTCCTCCTTACAGGCGTGCCCGGCTGGCTGACGACCGCGTTGTTGGATTCCCTGCGCGATGATCCGCCCGCCGGTCTGACGGCGGTGCGCTGCATGGTCTTGCCGCACGACCTGACGCGCGCCTCGGCGCAGCCGGGGCAGTTGCCGGTTCCCGTCGAGTATGTCGCCGCGGACCTGCGCGATGAAAAGGCGCTCATCGAGGCGACCAAAGGCGTCGACACCATCTTTCACGCGGCAGGCATTCTCCACGTCCGCCGAACCCGCGACTGGTACGAGATCAACACCGAAGGCACCCGGCGACTGCTCAATGGAGCCATAAGCGGTGGGGCCGGCCGGTTCGTGAACATCAGCAGCAACGCCGCCGCCGGGCGTTCCGACTCGCGCGATCGCCTGATGGTTGAATCCGATCCGCCCAAGCCGCTCAGCCATTATGGCCGCAGCAAATGGCACGCCGAGCGGTTATTGAACGACGCCGGGGGTCGCATCGAGGTGGTGCACCTGCGGCCGTGCATGTTCTACGGTCCGCCGGTGCCGCAGCGCCACGTCGAGATCTACAAGCGCATCATCCACGGAAAGATGCCGCTCGTCGGCAGCGGCGACTACGCCCGCAGCCTCAGCCACATTGACAATCTCATCCAGGGCTGCCGGCTGGCATTGACGCATCCGGCGGCCAAGGGCCAGACCTACTACATCGCCGATCGCCGGACCTACACAACCAAGATCGTCACCGATGCCATGGCCGCGGCATGCGGCGTCGAGCCGCGCTACCTGCGACTGCCCGCGATGGTGGGGCCGATCGCCTTCGCCGGCGACATCGTCCTCGCCTCGATGCAGCTTTACTGGCAGACGCTGCACCTCGTCGGCGAGTCGCACTGGCACGTCGGCGTCTCCTGCGAAAAGGCCATGCGCGAACTGGGTTACGATCCCAAAGTCGAAATCGAAGCAGGCATGAAGGGGGCGGTTGACTGGTGCAGATGGATGGGCCTGTTGACTTAA
- a CDS encoding UbiA family prenyltransferase encodes MVKFSHSVFALPFALFATFLASRDLPGGWPGWGRIGLIIACMVSARSFAMTFNRICDAALDARNPRTATRPIPAGRITLVQAWVFTAVAAIVFVTAAAGFGKFFGNWWPMKLSPVVLAALAFYSYCKRFTAMAHFVLGAVIAAAPTAAWIAVNPATLDMTVVLLTLAVMFWIAGFDIIYACQDVEIDRRDGLFSIPARLGVAKALFASRACHVVTVSMLLGLGFHAGLGSWYWAGAAATAVLLFVEQSLVRANDLSRVNLAFFTVNGFISLMLGAAGIADLMT; translated from the coding sequence ATGGTCAAGTTCTCCCACTCCGTCTTCGCGCTGCCGTTCGCGCTTTTTGCCACTTTCCTGGCGAGCCGCGATCTGCCGGGCGGCTGGCCGGGCTGGGGACGGATCGGTCTGATCATCGCGTGCATGGTTTCGGCGCGCAGCTTTGCGATGACGTTTAATCGCATCTGCGACGCGGCGCTGGACGCGCGGAATCCACGGACGGCGACGAGACCGATACCCGCCGGCAGGATCACGCTGGTCCAGGCGTGGGTGTTTACCGCCGTCGCGGCGATCGTCTTCGTCACCGCCGCCGCCGGGTTTGGGAAGTTTTTCGGCAACTGGTGGCCGATGAAGTTGTCGCCGGTCGTTCTCGCGGCGCTGGCGTTTTATTCGTATTGCAAGCGGTTCACAGCGATGGCCCACTTTGTGCTGGGGGCGGTGATCGCGGCGGCGCCGACGGCCGCGTGGATCGCCGTCAACCCGGCGACACTGGACATGACCGTTGTCCTACTCACGCTGGCAGTGATGTTCTGGATCGCGGGGTTCGACATTATTTATGCCTGCCAGGATGTGGAGATCGACCGGCGCGACGGCCTCTTTTCCATTCCCGCGAGACTCGGCGTCGCCAAGGCGCTCTTCGCGTCGCGGGCCTGTCACGTCGTGACGGTTTCGATGCTATTGGGTCTGGGGTTCCACGCGGGTCTCGGCAGTTGGTACTGGGCCGGGGCCGCCGCAACCGCCGTGCTATTGTTCGTGGAGCAATCGCTGGTGCGGGCGAATGATCTATCGCGCGTCAATCTCGCCTTCTTCACGGTCAACGGATTCATCAGCCTGATGCTGGGCGCGGCGGGCATTGCCGATCTGATGACTTAA
- a CDS encoding FHA domain-containing protein produces the protein MLVNLITFTKKGGRKDFGVGANKLIIGRRPEADIRIPVGEVSRDHCEIKVQGDKVLVRDLDSSNGTFVNDQRVSEATLKPGDHMRIGPVEFTVQIDGVPAQVKPGAARPAQKAASTNGPTKIAKPAAASPAAAKPAPAKPSTDDDDIDFDIDELVELNSGDLSDFDIGEVDEELSDSDVVTNKVDDVEEVEEIEEIEEISEDDLIVDDDSDKI, from the coding sequence ATGCTGGTTAATCTCATCACGTTCACTAAGAAGGGCGGGCGCAAGGACTTCGGCGTCGGCGCGAACAAGCTCATCATCGGGCGTCGCCCCGAGGCCGATATCCGCATCCCCGTCGGCGAGGTCTCCAGAGACCATTGCGAAATCAAGGTTCAGGGTGACAAGGTCCTCGTCCGTGACCTGGACAGCAGCAACGGCACCTTTGTGAATGACCAGCGGGTGTCGGAGGCGACGCTCAAGCCCGGCGACCACATGCGCATCGGCCCGGTGGAGTTCACGGTCCAGATCGACGGCGTGCCTGCCCAGGTGAAACCCGGCGCGGCCAGGCCTGCTCAGAAGGCCGCCAGCACCAACGGGCCGACCAAGATCGCCAAACCGGCCGCGGCATCGCCCGCCGCGGCGAAGCCGGCTCCGGCGAAACCGAGCACCGACGACGACGATATCGACTTCGACATCGACGAACTGGTAGAGCTGAATTCCGGCGATCTGAGCGACTTTGATATCGGCGAGGTCGACGAGGAACTAAGCGATTCCGACGTCGTCACGAACAAGGTGGACGACGTTGAAGAGGTTGAGGAGATCGAAGAGATCGAGGAAATCTCCGAAGACGACCTGATCGTCGATGACGATTCCGACAAGATATAG
- the hemW gene encoding radical SAM family heme chaperone HemW — protein sequence MPFCTTKCGYCDFYSLPTIPGLVDGLIAALTAELTARDPRRPVETIFVGGGTPTVLPADALGKILGLLVERAGPVSEFTVEANPSSTDELKLDLLRRHGVNRISFGAQSFNPDELKVLERIHDPRHIFESVASARRAGFDNINLDLIYAIPGQTLASWRETLSRAIDVGTEHLSCYALMYEPGTSLTRLRHQGRVVQADEDVEADMFECTIDLLTAAGFEHYEISNFARPGRRCRANIIYWENRQYLGIGPSAVSYLGGVRRKNVADVRKYVEAMQSGEGSIVVEDESLSPEDRARETAIQMLRLTDGINYRRFEAVTGFRAETLFARQLDEYTDLKLIARDSSGFRLTRRGLLLSNQVMTALLGETMITSSPDAAI from the coding sequence TTGCCCTTTTGCACGACGAAGTGCGGCTACTGCGACTTTTATTCCCTGCCGACCATCCCCGGCCTGGTCGATGGCCTCATCGCGGCACTCACCGCGGAGCTGACCGCGCGCGATCCGCGTCGACCGGTCGAGACCATCTTCGTCGGCGGCGGGACACCCACGGTCCTCCCGGCAGATGCACTCGGAAAGATTCTCGGGCTTCTGGTCGAACGGGCCGGGCCGGTCAGCGAGTTCACCGTCGAGGCCAATCCATCCAGCACCGATGAACTCAAGCTCGACCTCCTTCGACGACACGGCGTCAACCGCATCAGCTTCGGCGCCCAGTCGTTCAACCCCGACGAGCTCAAAGTCCTCGAACGAATCCACGATCCCCGGCACATCTTCGAGTCCGTGGCGTCGGCCCGCCGCGCCGGGTTCGATAATATCAATCTCGATCTCATCTATGCCATCCCCGGCCAGACCCTCGCTTCCTGGCGCGAGACGCTCAGCCGAGCCATCGACGTCGGCACCGAGCATTTGTCGTGCTACGCCCTCATGTACGAGCCGGGCACTTCGCTGACACGCCTGCGGCACCAGGGGCGCGTCGTCCAGGCCGATGAAGACGTCGAAGCGGACATGTTCGAATGCACCATCGACCTGCTGACCGCCGCCGGATTCGAGCACTACGAGATCAGCAACTTTGCCCGACCGGGCCGACGGTGCCGTGCGAACATCATCTACTGGGAAAACCGCCAATACCTGGGCATCGGCCCCTCGGCGGTGTCGTACCTGGGCGGCGTGCGGCGAAAAAACGTCGCCGACGTGCGAAAATACGTCGAGGCAATGCAGTCGGGCGAGGGTTCCATCGTCGTGGAGGATGAGTCCCTCTCGCCGGAAGACCGCGCACGAGAGACGGCCATCCAGATGCTCCGCCTGACCGACGGGATTAACTACCGGAGATTTGAAGCGGTCACGGGCTTCCGGGCCGAAACGCTCTTCGCCCGGCAGCTCGATGAGTACACAGACTTGAAATTGATTGCCCGCGATTCAAGCGGCTTTCGACTCACGCGGCGGGGATTGCTGCTGAGCAATCAGGTGATGACCGCGCTCCTCGGCGAGACGATGATCACTTCGTCCCCTGACGCAGCGATTTGA